A genomic stretch from Candidatus Hydrogenisulfobacillus filiaventi includes:
- a CDS encoding protein of unknown function (Evidence 5 : Unknown function), with translation MAGKDSIRALDQQVRTEVEELVLDWLEPRIRALRERAEALRRELPLPAQALPLIRDTLDPVHWRAWHEIRRQVPAGVSDRALKEGLDILETLGVVRTHRLSTGSRQYRLAVPPPAREERPPARPVGEQWLEPLSRYFRDHPEAIMTRREIGEQVLGRAASPLILSRSIRQACDAGILEPAGVRREGKGGRPAQCYRAGAALRKA, from the coding sequence ATGGCCGGGAAGGATTCGATCAGGGCTCTGGATCAGCAGGTCCGGACCGAAGTGGAGGAACTGGTGCTGGATTGGTTGGAGCCCCGTATCCGGGCCTTGCGGGAACGGGCGGAGGCGCTCCGCCGGGAATTACCGCTGCCGGCCCAGGCCCTGCCGCTTATCCGGGACACCCTGGATCCGGTCCACTGGCGCGCTTGGCATGAGATCCGCCGGCAGGTGCCGGCCGGAGTGTCCGACCGGGCCCTGAAGGAAGGGCTGGACATTCTGGAGACCCTGGGCGTCGTCCGGACCCACCGCCTCTCCACCGGGTCGCGCCAATATCGGCTGGCAGTCCCTCCACCGGCCCGGGAGGAGCGGCCGCCGGCCCGTCCCGTGGGGGAGCAATGGCTGGAGCCGTTGTCCCGTTATTTCCGTGATCATCCGGAGGCGATTATGACCCGCCGCGAAATCGGGGAGCAGGTCCTCGGCCGCGCCGCCTCCCCCCTGATCCTCAGCCGCAGCATCCGCCAGGCCTGTGATGCCGGCATCCTGGAACCCGCCGGGGTGCGCCGGGAAGGCAAGGGGGGGCGGCCCGCGCAGTGCTACCGGGCAGGAGCTGCACTGCGCAAAGCCTGA
- a CDS encoding protein of unknown function (Evidence 5 : Unknown function), whose product MITGVIRVKVSSHQNSLRAVYEVALGHNSPAITKGIISPCPALRPSRGPRRSGTDRAGCSGGVSACCLTGMPTPSGRRSRNRLS is encoded by the coding sequence GTGATCACTGGGGTCATTCGGGTGAAGGTGTCCTCCCATCAGAACAGCCTTCGCGCGGTGTATGAGGTGGCCCTGGGCCACAACAGTCCGGCGATCACGAAGGGAATCATTTCGCCGTGCCCGGCTTTGCGCCCTTCACGGGGCCCGCGGAGAAGTGGGACCGACAGGGCGGGGTGCAGTGGTGGGGTCTCAGCCTGTTGCTTAACGGGGATGCCCACACCGTCTGGCCGGCGGTCCCGCAACCGCCTCTCTTGA
- a CDS encoding protein of unknown function (Evidence 5 : Unknown function), translating into MPGFAPFTGPAEKWDRQGGVQWWGLSLLLNGDAHTVWPAVPQPPLLTRLGNALALWFRNRSKNFGP; encoded by the coding sequence GTGCCCGGCTTTGCGCCCTTCACGGGGCCCGCGGAGAAGTGGGACCGACAGGGCGGGGTGCAGTGGTGGGGTCTCAGCCTGTTGCTTAACGGGGATGCCCACACCGTCTGGCCGGCGGTCCCGCAACCGCCTCTCTTGACCCGGCTGGGGAACGCGCTTGCCTTATGGTTCCGGAACCGGTCCAAAAACTTCGGGCCATAG
- a CDS encoding protein of unknown function (Evidence 5 : Unknown function), whose protein sequence is MGSQTPASLLVAAGAAGCRSSGAAGTRWAGGTGRAELEQYLVLKEPGAMTVSESAAWLGTTFSAAAILTQRMARAGLVSR, encoded by the coding sequence ATGGGCTCGCAGACGCCCGCCTCGCTGCTGGTGGCAGCAGGGGCGGCCGGCTGCAGGAGCTCTGGAGCCGCTGGCACCAGGTGGGCCGGCGGGACGGGGCGGGCTGAGCTGGAGCAGTACCTGGTGCTGAAGGAACCGGGTGCCATGACGGTGAGCGAGAGCGCGGCTTGGCTTGGTACCACCTTCAGCGCCGCCGCCATCCTCACCCAGCGCATGGCCCGCGCGGGCCTCGTCTCCCGCTGA